The DNA segment AGTGTTAAAAGTTTTTTAAATAAAGTTAAAAACTTTCAAGCTGGAAAAAGTAGTTTAAATGAAGAGGAAAAGATTCTACATAAAAATGTTAGTGATGTTTTTGAAAAAATAGGGCGATTTGATATTATTACATTTGTTGATAGATTATCTGTCTTAAAATTAGATCCTTTAATTAAACAAGCTTTAATAGATGAACAAATAACTTACAGTCAAGCTAAAGTATTAAAATCTAAATTAAAAAATCCTAATGAAATAACAAAAATTTTAGAATTATTGAAAAATAAAAAATTATCTGTAAATGAGTTAAAAATTTATATAGATAATTTAAAAAAATCGACAACTAAAGATGAACCTGTAAATAAAAATATTTTTGATAAAGTTAATTATTACTCTAAAAGATTATCTAAAAAAGTTTATTCTTCATTATCCCAAGAAGATAAATTATTTATAGATTTAAAATTAAAAGAGATAGAAAAAATTTATTTAACTATTAATTCAAAAATAGAAAAATAATCTCTTTTTTTCTTAGAGAGTTTATTTATTTTTATAAGACTTTTTATAAAGTATTTATATGAATCTCTCTAAGTCCTACTGTATCGATATTAGAAGCTATTTACTTACATATAATATGTGAATTTCATCATCTCAAATGAGATGTTATAGCATATGAATAGAGAATATCTACATCTCAAATCATATGCTAATAGGCATATATAACATATAAAATGAGAAAATATAAAGTTAAATAAGATCAATAATTTTATAAAACGAATATAGTATCAGCTTATAAACTAGGGAATAGGGGGCATTTAATCAGAATAAATAGTTTATAAATAGATATAACATATAAAATGAGAAGTTTTAGACTTATCATTAAATATGAGAGAATTAAAACAATTTTTCTCAAATTGTATGTTAATAGGCAGTCTTTAGCATATAAAATGAGAAATGTAAATATGATGGAAGTAATAAATTTTAATAGGTAATCGTAATAATGGAATTACTTATAAATACTGAAATATTCAACTAACATATAATTTGAGAAATAAGATAAAAAAACTCTCAATGAATTGATAATATTCTCAAATCATATGCTAATAGGCATATATAACATATAAAATGAGAAAATATAAAGTTAAATAAGATCAATAATTTTATAAAACGAATATAGTATCAGCTTATAAACTAGGGAATAGGGGGCATTTAATCAGAATAAATAGTTTATAAATAGATATAACATATAAAATGAGAAGTTTTAGACTTATCATTAAATATGAGAGAATTAAAACAATTTTTCTCAAATTGTATGTTAATAGGCAGTCTTTAGCATATAAAATGAGAAATGTAAATATGATGGAAGTAATAAATTTTAATAGGTAATCGTAATAATGGAATTACTTATAAATACTGAAATATTCAACTAACATATAATTTGAGAAATAAGATAAAAAAACTCTCAATGAATTGATAATATTCTCAAATCATATGCTAATAGGCATATATAACATATAAAATGAGAAAATATAAAGTTAAATAAGATCAATAATTTTATAAAACGAATATAGTATCAGCTTATAAACTAGGGAATAGGGGGCATTTAATCAGAATAAATAGTTTATAAATAGATATAACATATAAAATGAGAAGTTTTAGACTTATCATTAAATATGAGAGAATTAAAACAATTTTTCTCAAATTGTATGTTAATAGGCAGTCTTTAGCATATAAAATGAGAAATGTAAATATGATGGAAGTAATAAATTTTAATAGGTAATCGTAATAATGGAATTACTTATAAATACTGAAATATTCAACTAACATATAATTTGAGAAATAAGATAAAAAAACTCTCAATGAATTGATAATATTCTCAAATCATATGCTAATAGGCATATATAACATATAAAATGAGAAAATATAAAGTTAAATAAGATCAATAATTTTATAAAACGAATATAGTATCAGCTTATAAACTAGGGAATAGGGGGCATTTAATCAGAATAAATAGTTTATAAATAGATATAACATATAAAATGAGAAGTTTTAGACTTATCATTAAATATGAGAGAATTAAAACAATTTTTCTCAAATTGTATGTTAATAGGCAGTCTTTAGCATATAAAATGAGAAATGTAAATATGATGGAAGTAATAAATTTTAATAGGTAATCGTAATAATGGAATTACTTATAAATACTGAAATATTCAACTAACATATAATTTGAGAAATAAGATAAAAAAACTCTCAATGAATTGATAATATTCTCAAATCATATGCTAATAGGCATATATAACATATAAAATGAGAAGAAAAACTATAAAAACTAATTTTTTGAGAAAAATATCTATCCTTTAGCATATTTTTTGAGAAATTTAAGAAAGATTTGATAATATACAATAACATTTTAAGAAAAAGAGACGATATGAAAAAAGATGTTTTAATGACAAAGCAACAACTATTAGCGGAAGAGCAAAAAAAACTGTTTAAAAATAGAAAAGTTGTTCAACTTAATAAATTTATAAAAGGTGATGTCTCTCCCTTTACAGTAAATGATTTAAAAATATTCAAGCTTATCATATCAAAAGTAGATAGTAAAGATTCTCTTTTTCAAGATTTTTATGAAATAACAACTGATGAAATTAGACATCTCAACATTAACGAAAAGCATTTATACAGTGAAACAAAAAAATCTTTAAAAAGATTAGCTAATATTTATATTACTTTTGAAGAAGAAAACTCTTTTAGAGAAGTAGGGCTTATTAGAAATGATTTTAAATTTGATAAGTATTCAAAGAAGATATTAATTAATTTTAATGATGATATGAGTGAATACTTAATAAATTTAAAGAAAAATTTCTTCATGTACGATTTAATAGATATTGTTAATTTTAAATATAAACATACTTTAAAACTTTATGAATATTTTAAATCAAATTCTTTAAATGTAATCAAACTAAAAGTAGAGACAATTAAAGAGATATTGGATTTAAAAAATAAGTATATTAGATATACTAACTTTAAAAAAGATGTAATTGAAGTAATTATTGATGAAATTAATACTAGTTCAAATACTCTTTATTTGAAATACTCTGAAGAAAAAATTGGACCAAAAGTTGAATATATTATATTTCATGTAACTAGAATAAATAGTGATGTTTTATTAGAAGGTTCAATTAGTGAAAGTAGACCATATTCATACTTATATGAAAAAGAGTGTAAATATTTAGGAAAATATTATACAGTGCAAAGTGTTACTTTAGAAGATAATCTAATAGTATTAAAAGAGCAACATTCAAATAATCAAACAAATATAGTTTGTGAAAATAGAGATAAATTAGAAGAACAACTTAAAAAACTATTTCCTAATGATTTTGTTCAAGATAGTAAAGATACAGAATTAGATGAAATTGAAAGATTAAGTGCAATAAAAGATTTTAGAGCCTTTAAATCAAAAGTTGTTGAGAAATTTAGAGGTAAAGAAATTGGTAATAATATGCCAGGATTTGATGAAGATACAATATTCAAAATAGATGAAGATAGTGGTTATTTATTTAATACTGAAACTGGAAAAATTATTACTAAAGAAGAAAGTTTAGTAATTTGGAAATATCTATACAACAATAAAGATAAAGTAGGGCAAGTACAAATAATAAAACCAGAGTTTATTAATAATATAGAACAGTTTATTAATAAAATTATATATATTACAAAAAACGACTCTTTTGGAAACAAAGAGAGTATAAAATATGTTGTAACGGATATAAAAGAAGAGTTAGATAGCAAAGGTATAACAAAATACAGATTACATATAAATAATCTAGAGGATCCAACTCAAGATGTTGAGAAATCAAAATCACTTTTAACATTTGAGCAAATTAAGTTATTTATTGAAGAAAATAGCGTTGAAAAAAATTACTCGTCATATAACGAATAAAAATAGGGGATAATTTGGATTTTACAAATATACTAAATATTGAAAGATTGATTTTAAGTTCAATTATTTTTGACTATGAACAGATTTTTGAAGTTTCATTAATTTTAAAAAAAGATGATTTTTATTTAAAAGCACATCAAGACATATATGAGGTCATGTTAAATCTACAGGAAGAGGGTTTACCAATTGATGAGGAGTTTATTAGAAATAGAATTTCAAGAGAGAATTTCAATGAAAATATTTTATTAGATATAGTAAGCTCAAAACCAATTACAGAACCACAAGCTTATGCTTTGGAGCTTAAAGAGAGTTCTAAATTAAGAAAATTAGAGTATCTTTCTAAAAATATTATAGTTAATATAAGTAATGAAAAAAATAGTCAAGATATTATTACTAATATTCATATTAATATAGAAAATATTGAAAATGAAACTTTACAAAAGATTCCTTCAATAAAAGATACGATTAAAGAGATCAAAGAAGATATGAAAAAAGCTTCACTAAATGGATCTAAAATTTTGGGACAAAGCAGTGGATTAGATGCTTTAGATAATATTATTGGTGCTTTTGAAGATGGAGATTTAATTGTAATTGCAGCAAGACCTTCTATGGGTAAAACAAGTATTATTTCAACAATAGCAACACAAGCTTTAAAAGATAAAAATGGTGTATTAATAGAATCTTTAGAAATGCCTAGAAAAAAAATTGTAAGTAGATTAATTGCATCAAAATCTGGAGAAAGTTTAACTGATTTAAAAAAAGGATTAATTAGAAATATTGATAACTTTAATGAAGCAGTTGATTTTTACGAAAATTCTGAATTAATTATACATGATAAAGCATATCCAACAATTTTAGAACTCCAAAATAGAATAAAAGTAACTTTAAGAAAAAATCCTAATATAAAAAATGTATTTATTGATCATACAGGTAAAATTCAACTATTAGGAAAAACTAGGGAAGATATAGAAATAGGTCATATTAGTGCAATGTTAAAGAAAATTGCAAGAGATTATAACATTAGAGTTTTTTTACTTCAACAATTAAATAGATCATTAGAGTCACGAGAAAATAAAAGACCTATGTTAAGTGATTTAAAAAATTCTGGAAACATTGAGGAAGATGCAGATATTGTTTTAGGTTTATACAGAGATGCTTATTATAAAAAAGAAAAAAATAAACCAAGCATGTTTAGTCAAGGCAATATAGAGGATGCAGAGATATTAATTTTGAAAAATAGAGATGGTAGAGTAGGTACGGCTAAAGTTTCTTTTGAAGGAAAATCTGCAAGATTTCTCAATAAAGTAGAAAATGAACCTACAATTATTGAGTTTGAATAGTTTGCTAAGATACACTAGTCAGTCGTTTTGAAAAAAACAAAATAATTTTATTTTATTTCACTCAGATAATGTTTCAGTAATACTTTTTCTAACTTCTAAGGGATCTTCAACAAATTTAAATATTACAAAGCTAGATCCAGTTCCTGTTAATTTAACATTACCATATCCAAATATTCTACCTAATATACTTTGTTCTACTTCAACAGTTTCTACTCTATTTAAATTCATTTCTTCTGTTTTTCTAGCAATTAAACCATTTTTAAATACTACTCTTTTATTTGTAATAGCCTGTTCCGTTGTATAAAGAATTATTATATAGTACAAAGCAAATAATAGAGTTATTCCAAATGTTAATAAAGATAGTATGATGCAAAAGAATATTAGTAATTTTATATGCAAAAATCGGTCTGAACTGGACACCAATGTCGGAGTGAAGCCGGACACTAAAAGGTAAAAACCGATAATTAAGATTAAATTCAGCAAATGAGATTTTCTAAATTTATATACTTCAAAAATAGAATTTTTTGGAGTAGAAATGAGGAAAATAAAAATGGAAAAGATTGCAGAAATTATTAGACTGCATTTTAAATTAGATTTGTCAGTAAGACAAACATCAAGTGCATTAAATGTATCTAGAAGTAGTGTTGGTGATTATTGTCAAAAGTTTAAATATCTAAATTTAGATGTTGATGATTTTCTAAAACTAAGTATTGAAAAACAAGAAGAATTACTCTTTCCAAAGACTCCAAATATCTCTCAATTAGATAATAAAAAAGTATTTCCAGATTGTAATTACTTGCATAATGAACTAAAAAAAAGAAAAAAAACAGATAAGTATTTAATTGTTGCATCTGCAATATTTTCAGCTTCCTTTACATATATCTTTTTTAAAGAATAAGATTTATTTTTAGGAAGTTTTAATCCTGATGTATCGTCAAGTGGTGTTGCATCATCTATTGGCTTTGTGCTATCAATCATTTACGCAACCCATAATCTATTTCTATATCGCCCTGTAAAAATTCTTTTCTAAATATACGTAAATAATATACATATTTTATATAAAATATGTAATAATACGCAGATAATAGTATATATGGAGCAACAATGGTAATTGTAAAAGCATGGGATAAAGAAGTAGGACAGCTTGTTGATAATAAAAAAGGTTCTATTTTATTTAAATATTCAGATGAGAACCTTTTAGAATTTTCTCCTATTAAAATGCGAATAGGAAATAGAAGTGTGCAAAATTTTAGTCATATTAAATATCAATATGGTTTACCTGGTCTTATAAGTGATAATTTACCAGGTAGATATGGTATGGAATATATGGATAGATTTCTATTTGAACATTTAAAAAGAAAGCCAACTATACTTGAAAGACTAAAATTTTTAGGAACTCATACAATTGGTGCTTTAGAGTTTCATCCATCAGAGTATGATACAAATGAGTATAAAGAGATACTAAGTATTTCTAATTTATATAAAGAATCTAAAAATTTATTAGATAAAGAGAATAAAGAACTTAACAATGCCCAAGCAGCTTTAAAAACATTAATTGCCATTTCAAATTCTGCAGGTGGTGGTGCTAGAGCAAAAGCAACGGTTGGGTTTAATAAAAAAGATAACACTATTAGTCTATTACGAAAACAAGATGAATTGAAAGAGGAATATTTACCTGTAATAATAAAATATGATGATAAAGATATCTCTATGTATCCTATGTTAGATAGTAAATATAAAGATGCATCTATACCTACAAAGTTAGAATATATATACTATTTATTTGCTAAACAATTAGACATTACAATGAGTGAGTGTCAACTGCTAGTTTGTGAAGGTCATACTCACTTCTTAACTTATAGATTTGATAGAATAAAAGAACAAAGATTTCATATGCACTCATTTGCTGGTTTAATGCATATTGATCCAGCAGATACAACAAATGATTATATTGACCTTTTAAGATGTGCCAATAAATTAAACATTTCAAGTTCACAAATAGAACAAATTGTAAAACTAATGCTATTTAATGCAATATTTGGAAATAAAGATGACCATGCAGCTAATTTTTCATTTCTTATGAATAATATTGGAAAATGGGCATTTGCTCCTGCATATGATTTAACATATGCAAGTAATGGTTATCATCAGATGTATGTTGGTGTTAATGTTTTAAATAGAATAACTTACGATAAGTTACAAGAGCAAGTTAAGCCTTTTGGTATTAGTGATACTTTTTTAAAAGAAACAATTAAAAAAATGATAGATTTAAAGCATAGTCAATTAGTAAAAACATTTTTAGATTATGAGATACCAGAAAGTTTTGCAAAACATATATTACAAGATACAAAAGCTGTAGATGAGCTTTTAACTAAAGGAGTTTAAAATGGCAGAATTAGATTTCAGCTTAGCAACAACAGAAGAGATATTAAAAGAATTAGGTAAAAGAGCAAAAGAAAAGAGAAAAAGAGAAATAGAATATTTTGGTAGCCAAAAAGATTTTGCTAAACATATAGGTATGACAAGTAGGAGATATCAAGAGTTTGAAATAAGTGGAAAGATAACTTTAGAAAAATTCATTGATGTTTTAAGAGGACTAGAAGTATTAGAAGATATCCAAGAACTATTAAATAAAAAAGATGAAGACTTTTTTAATAAAAAAAGAAATGTTAAAGAAATGGCTTTACCAAAAAAAGATACAAAATCTAGTGATGTTAAACAAAAAAACGATATTGATGTCCACATTCCGAACGTGTTTGAATAATATTATTTTCAAATATGTTCTTAGATATCATTTCTCTCCTGACTTCATCACTTTTTCATAATTATTAAAAAAATGGTCTCAAAAACTCGAATTCATGGGCCTCTAATTTTAAAATTGGGTGACCCACGATATAATTTTATATGTTTATACGTAAAATAAGAAGTTAAAATTGTAGTATTATTATTTAAATCTCATAAAATAAATCAAAAATATAATTATTTAACTACTTAAAATACAATATTTATCGAATTATTGTATAAAAGCCTTAAGTTGATTCAATAATTTCTTATAAAGTTTATAAAAAATGTAAAATAAGTATAGAAAAAATTTATGACAAAAATTTGTTAGTAAAAAAGCATTTGAACATTTTAAACAATATACAGAATAGAATAAATTAATCAAAAGAAAGAATATAAATTTTGAATTTTTACAACTAAAAATACAAAATATTATAGATTTTTAATTTGGGTGACCCATTGATGAAGTCAGGAAAAACGATATTGATGTCCACATTCCGAACGTGTTTGAATAATATTATTTTCAAATATGTTCTTAGATATCATTTCTCTATCAAATCTTTCAACTTGAAGGACTATTTCATCTTCAAAATTTACTATTTGAATATTTGGAGTTTTTAATCCAGCAATAGAGGCTAATTTTAGAGATAAATATTCGTTAAGAACTAAATTATCATCATTTGATTCAAATTTTAAAATATGTGTTGATGCTAGTTCTCCTTCTCCAAATCCAAATTTATTATCAAGAATTGTAATTGGTAATTTATCTTGAACTCCTGCAACACTTAATCGTACATTTCCATCCCAAACAGCAATAGGTACATTTTTTCTATCTTTTATTCTATGTGATAATTCTGAAATTGTAATTTCTCTAAAACTTGTTATAAATGTATTATGTTCTAAATTAAAAGTTAATGCACCTGTTGTATCTTTACCAATTAGCTGAATAAGAGCAAATAGATTATTTTTAGAAATATGATACATATTAGTTAATATTTCTCTACCTTTACCCTCTGGTAATAGATTTCTATAAAATTTTTAATTACATTATTTGATATTATCGAATCAAATTTCATATAAGGAGATAATTCAAAACCTTTTATTTTCCAATCATGACTATATTCAAAAGAAAAAACATCATCTATTGGTTCATATTTTAATATCCCAACTTCATCTTTATCATAAAAAATATTTAATTGTGTCATTTATTATTCCAATATTAGTTTTAAGCCAAACATTTTTGCCACATATAAAGCTGTTGATAATCTAACACCATCTGAGCCTTTTTCTAGCCTAATTAAAGTTGTAGTATTAATATTACAAAGTTGTGCTGCTTCAACCAAAGTCAAACCTTGACTTGTTCTTTTATATTTTAGATGTTTCCCAAAATCTTTTACATCTGTAATAACATTGTTGTTAGGAATAGTAGATATTTTTACATTTTTTGCCATTATAAATCCTAGAAAATAGATTTTATATCTATAATTATACTTATGTATATTTTATTTATTGAATAATTAATTATAGCTTTAAAATTATACTTTTGTATAATATAATACTATTTTAATCAGTAATTAATTATAAATTATACAAAAGTATAATTTATTTTGATTATAACAAATGGCTTAATTAAAAAACTGATATTACACAAATCTTATAGATTCAAATCCATTTGATGGGATTGTGCAAAAATCGGAAAGACTTGAACAGTGTTTACACTTTTATTTGAACACTAATTTTAAATATATTTCACAAGCAACTCAAAAAAAGATTAAAGATATTTTTAGTTAAGATATTACAATTAATAAAAATAGTAGAAGATTTGATTTTGCATTATATGATAACTCTAATAATAAAATTTATTAAATTGAAATTAATAACAAATTCTTAAAAGTAAAATATTAAATAAAAAATTATTAATTCGAAGTTATGATATATAGATTGAAATACAAAAGATTATTTATTAAGCACTGACATTGAAACGATTGTGAATTGAATGATTTTATGTTGCTACTTTGTAAATAAATTATGAAGTTTAATTTAAAATTATTATTTAAGAGTGTAAAATCCAAAATTTCCAAAATTTAAGCGACATTTAAGCGTATAGCTCTTGACAACTGAGAAAAATCCTATTATAATTCCCGTCCAATTTGACCGAGAGAGGTTAAGTTAAGATCTTTAAAAAATGAAGTAAGTTTGTAAAGATAATAATCTTTGTAAACCGAATATGTTAATCTTAAATATTCAATACAAAAAAATAATGAACAAGAAGTCAAATTCTTGTCTATAAATTTGAGTGATAATTTTGTAATTTAGTAATAAAAAACAAAAATGTCAGTTTCATACACTACATAATGATTAATTAGATTAATCAATAATTTATGGAGAGTTTGATCCTGGCTCAGAGTGAACGCTGGCGGCGTGCTTAACACATGCAAGTCGAACGAGAACGGGTTATAGCTTGCTATAATTGTCAGCTAAGTGGCGCACGGGTGAGTAATGTATAGGTAATATGCCTCTTACTAAGGGATAACAAATGGAAACGTTTGCTAATACCTTATACTCCTTACTAACTAAAGTTAGTAAGGGAAAGATTTATTGGTAAGAGATTAGCCTGTATTGTATCAGTTAGTTGGTGGGGTAATGGCCTACCAAGACAATGACGCATAACTGGTTTGAGAGGATGATCAGTCACACTGGAACTGAGACACGGTCCAGACTCCTACGGGAGGCAGCAGTGGGGAATATTGCACAATGGACGAAAGTCTGATGCAGCAACGCCGCGTGGAGGATGACACATTTCGGTGCGTAAACTCCTTTTATATAAGAAGATAATGACGGTATTATATGAATAAGCACCGGCTAACTCCGTGCCAGCAGCCGCGGTAATACGGGGGGTGCAAGCGTTACTCGGAATCACTGGGCGTAAAGAGCATGTAGGCGGATTAATAAGTTTGAAGTGAAATCCTATAGCTTAACTATAGAACTGCTTTGAAAACTGTTAGTCTAGAATGTGGGAGAGGTAGATGGAATTTCTGGTGTAGGGGTAAAATCCGTAGAGATCAGAAGGAATACCGATTGCGAAGGCGATCTACTGGAACATTATTGACGCTGAGATGCGAAAGCGTGGGGAGCAAACAGGATTAGATACCCTGGTAGTCCACGCCCTAAACGATGTACACTAGTTGTTGTGAGACTTGATCTTGCAGTAATGCAGTTAACACATTAAGTGTACCGCCTGGGGAGTACGGTCGCAAGATTAAAACTCAAAGGAATAGACGGGGACCCGCACAAGCGGTGGAGCATGTGGTTTAATTCGACGATACACGAAGAACCTTACCTGGACTTGACATAGTAAGAACTTTCTAGAGATAGATTGGTGTCTGCTTGCAGAAACTTATATACAGGTGCTGCACGGCTGTCGTCAGCTCGTGTCGTGAGATGTTGGGTTAAGTCCCGCAACGAGCGCAACCCTCGTCCTTAGTTGCTAACAGTTCGGCTGAGAACTCTAAGGAGACTGCCTACGCAAGTAGGAGGAAGGTGAGGACGACGTCAAGTCATCATGGCCCTTACGTCCAGGGCTACACACGTGCTACAATGGGATATACAATGAGCCGCAATACGGTGACGTGGAGCAAATCTTATAAAATATCTCCCAGTTCGGATTGTAGTCTGCAACTCGACTACATGAAGTTGGAATCGCTAGTAATCGTAGATCAGCTATGCTACGGTGAATACGTTCCCGGGTCTTGTACTCACCGCCCGTCACACCATGGGAGTTGAACTCATTCGAAGCGGGGATGCTAAAGTAGCTACCTTCCACAGTGGATTCAGCGACTGGGGTGAAGTCGTAACAAGGTAACCGTAGGAGAACCTGCGGTTGGATCACCTCCTTTCAGAGAAATAAGTTAAGATTTGTTTCTTAACTATTCAGAAAAACAAAGAAGATTTAAGATAATATGTTCGGTTTATAAAGATTATTTGAAAAAATAGGTGAAGGGGCCTATAGCTCAGCTGGCTAGAGCGCTCGACTGATAATCGTGAGGTCTCAGGTTCAAGTCCTGATAGGCCCACCATAAATAATCTGGGGAATTAGCTCAGCTGGGAGAGCGCCTGCTTTGCACGCAGGAGGTCAGCGGTTCGATCCCGCTATTCTCCACCATCTATTAAACTTAAGAGTGTAAG comes from the Aliarcobacter cibarius genome and includes:
- a CDS encoding ParB/RepB/Spo0J family partition protein → MAKVKPQRITSINNTIDELKAEQEIVLKNNTTVTLVDIDLIHELKLENDILMHNRISYSKSKLLELAENISKLAKEGTGILGTGLLNPVMLRKKDGKLERIHGENRIRALKLNGSKQVPAIILENVSDELARFMRSSENLNREDLNTYDETLSILEHIQLACNFKDIESVKSFLNKVKNFQAGKSSLNEEEKILHKNVSDVFEKIGRFDIITFVDRLSVLKLDPLIKQALIDEQITYSQAKVLKSKLKNPNEITKILELLKNKKLSVNELKIYIDNLKKSTTKDEPVNKNIFDKVNYYSKRLSKKVYSSLSQEDKLFIDLKLKEIEKIYLTINSKIEK
- a CDS encoding replication initiation protein; amino-acid sequence: MKKDVLMTKQQLLAEEQKKLFKNRKVVQLNKFIKGDVSPFTVNDLKIFKLIISKVDSKDSLFQDFYEITTDEIRHLNINEKHLYSETKKSLKRLANIYITFEEENSFREVGLIRNDFKFDKYSKKILINFNDDMSEYLINLKKNFFMYDLIDIVNFKYKHTLKLYEYFKSNSLNVIKLKVETIKEILDLKNKYIRYTNFKKDVIEVIIDEINTSSNTLYLKYSEEKIGPKVEYIIFHVTRINSDVLLEGSISESRPYSYLYEKECKYLGKYYTVQSVTLEDNLIVLKEQHSNNQTNIVCENRDKLEEQLKKLFPNDFVQDSKDTELDEIERLSAIKDFRAFKSKVVEKFRGKEIGNNMPGFDEDTIFKIDEDSGYLFNTETGKIITKEESLVIWKYLYNNKDKVGQVQIIKPEFINNIEQFINKIIYITKNDSFGNKESIKYVVTDIKEELDSKGITKYRLHINNLEDPTQDVEKSKSLLTFEQIKLFIEENSVEKNYSSYNE
- a CDS encoding DnaB-like helicase C-terminal domain-containing protein, which gives rise to MDFTNILNIERLILSSIIFDYEQIFEVSLILKKDDFYLKAHQDIYEVMLNLQEEGLPIDEEFIRNRISRENFNENILLDIVSSKPITEPQAYALELKESSKLRKLEYLSKNIIVNISNEKNSQDIITNIHINIENIENETLQKIPSIKDTIKEIKEDMKKASLNGSKILGQSSGLDALDNIIGAFEDGDLIVIAARPSMGKTSIISTIATQALKDKNGVLIESLEMPRKKIVSRLIASKSGESLTDLKKGLIRNIDNFNEAVDFYENSELIIHDKAYPTILELQNRIKVTLRKNPNIKNVFIDHTGKIQLLGKTREDIEIGHISAMLKKIARDYNIRVFLLQQLNRSLESRENKRPMLSDLKNSGNIEEDADIVLGLYRDAYYKKEKNKPSMFSQGNIEDAEILILKNRDGRVGTAKVSFEGKSARFLNKVENEPTIIEFE
- a CDS encoding PH domain-containing protein gives rise to the protein MYYIIILYTTEQAITNKRVVFKNGLIARKTEEMNLNRVETVEVEQSILGRIFGYGNVKLTGTGSSFVIFKFVEDPLEVRKSITETLSE
- a CDS encoding type II toxin-antitoxin system HipA family toxin; this translates as MVIVKAWDKEVGQLVDNKKGSILFKYSDENLLEFSPIKMRIGNRSVQNFSHIKYQYGLPGLISDNLPGRYGMEYMDRFLFEHLKRKPTILERLKFLGTHTIGALEFHPSEYDTNEYKEILSISNLYKESKNLLDKENKELNNAQAALKTLIAISNSAGGGARAKATVGFNKKDNTISLLRKQDELKEEYLPVIIKYDDKDISMYPMLDSKYKDASIPTKLEYIYYLFAKQLDITMSECQLLVCEGHTHFLTYRFDRIKEQRFHMHSFAGLMHIDPADTTNDYIDLLRCANKLNISSSQIEQIVKLMLFNAIFGNKDDHAANFSFLMNNIGKWAFAPAYDLTYASNGYHQMYVGVNVLNRITYDKLQEQVKPFGISDTFLKETIKKMIDLKHSQLVKTFLDYEIPESFAKHILQDTKAVDELLTKGV
- a CDS encoding HipA domain-containing protein, translating into MQLIGKDTTGALTFNLEHNTFITSFREITISELSHRIKDRKNVPIAVWDGNVRLSVAGVQDKLPITILDNKFGFGEGELASTHILKFESNDDNLVLNEYLSLKLASIAGLKTPNIQIVNFEDEIVLQVERFDREMISKNIFENNIIQTRSECGHQYRFS
- a CDS encoding helix-turn-helix domain-containing protein, whose product is MAKNVKISTIPNNNVITDVKDFGKHLKYKRTSQGLTLVEAAQLCNINTTTLIRLEKGSDGVRLSTALYVAKMFGLKLILE